The stretch of DNA AAAGTTACACCATAGTTGAGTTGACAGAATTCGGCAATTTTTTTATTATCATCGTATTCTTGATTCAAGAAATTATCCGAAGGAAAACCAACGATTACAAAGTTTTGATCTTTGTATTGTTTATAAATTTTTTCGAGCGTTTCGAATTGCGATGTAAATCCACATTTGGACGCGGTATTGATTATTAATATTTTTTTTCCTTTGAGGTCGACAAAATTGAAAGCTTCTCCGTTGATATCCTCGAAACTGTATTGATAAATTGTTGGCCGTGTCATTTGATTTTCTATTTTTTTTGGTGATGAAATTTCTTTGTTTTGTGCGTTACAAGCTAAAAAAGAGAAACTCAATAAACCGATTATTCCGTACTTTAACATTGGTGTATTTTATTTTTTTTAATTTTAGTAAGGTACAAAAAAAGCACCAAAGTGGTGCTTTTTATGATGATAGTTTTATTTCTTTTTTTTGTGGTATTTATTATAGGTTATTTTAGAGACAATACTCAAAATCAACATTCCGATAGCAGCTAAATACACCCATAATGGAACCGGAATTGGGTCACCTGCTGCATATGAATGCAATCCTGATAAGTAATAATTTACTCCAAAATAGGTCATAATAACCGACCAAATAGACCACATTGCAGCAATATTATACGCCCATAAACCTCGTAAGCCTGGCACTAAACGCATATGCAGAACTATTGCATAGACAATTACTGTAATAAATGCCCATGTTTCTTTCGGGTCCCAAGACCAATACCTACCCCAAGATTCGTTGGCCCACATCCCTCCAAGGAATGTCCCAACGGTGAGAAGAAATAAACCAATAGTCAGCGATATTTCGTTGACATATGCCATTTCTTTTAAGGATATTTTTATTTTCTTATTCGGTCTGAACAACATGATGATCAAAGAGAATAAAGATAAAACAGCACTTAGACCAAAGAAACCATAACTAGACACGATGATAGCAACATGAATTATTAACCAGTATGATTTTAACACGGGAACTAGGGGGGTAATTTGTGGATCTAGCATCGATCCTCCGTGTGCAAACCCCATCATAATTACCGCTACCATTGCTCCGGTTGCAGGGATAAAAGCGTTTCTATTTTTATGTAGTAATAAGCCAGACAGCACTCCAACCCAAGATATAAATACAATAGCTTCATACCCATTCGACCAAGGAGCGTGTCCTGTGAGATACCAACGTACCCCAAGACCTATAGCTTGCAGAATAAAAACAATAACGGTAAGCCCAATAAAGAAGTTTGTAATATACCGTAATAGTTTCGATTCTCTAAAGAGCTGAATAAATGCTAAAATAACCAAGGCGGAACCAACAATTGTATAAGCAATCATTATCCAAAAGAAAATATTGGCTTTGTTATATAGAACCTCTATTTCTACTTTTTTTGAGGGTGGGACTACATTTTTACCCCATTTGTGTTGGTACTCATCAATGTAATGTATTGCATTATCTGCTGCTCGCCAATCGCCCGTTTCGATCCCTTTCGAAACCATGTTGAAGTAAACACTTATCATTCCTAAAGCCATGGTATCGATTTCGACAGGGTTCTCTTTTCCTTGATAAACCCAAGACGTCCAGCGCTCTGAAGGATCATTTTGTACCGGAATAATTTTCAATTGGTACCCTTTTGCTGTATTATCCAAAATATTAAAACGTTCGGTAACATTAATTACCTCGTCATCAAACTTTGAGCGTTCGGCTGGTTTTTTAGAGAAGGATTTGTTATAGTGCTCATCCAACACAAAACGAGTTGTTTTCGGGTCGATAAGATTCATTAATGAGGTATAACCATCATCGTTGGCTTTTGTTAAATTTTTTAGTTTAACACCTCCTTTTTTGTCTACCTTAATCAATGGTGCATTAGCCCAAAAAGCAGGATCGAGTTGTACGGCGATAAACCACTGGTTAGCCGTTAGCCCATAATATTTATCTTTTTTATAGATTTTCCGAAGAATATCCAATGCTTGTGTATCGATTGGTTTGATTCGTCCTTCGATATCTTGAATGAGTAAATGTCCAAACTTTTCACTATGCTCTTTTGGAATTTTTACCTTGCTTACCAAATCATTAGGATTATCCATTTCTTTCTGGAAAGCTTTCATGTGTTCGGCCGTATGCACTTCTTGTTGTGCTTCTGGTTCTTGTGCACTTCTACCATCGGTTGTGCTTGGTAGTTGTCCGAGACCATAAAAACTTAATAAGAAAAATGGTAGGAGAATCATTTTCTTCTGATGCAATGCTTTCAGTAGCGAATTCAATTGCCAAAAACGCGTTCCTTTCCAAAATAAAGTAACAAACATACTGGTAAACAATAGAAAATATCCTACATAAGTAACATTCGTCCCCCACCAATCTTGGTTAACAGAAAGGATGGTTCCTTGTTCGTCTGGGAAATAGCTAGCCTGGAAAAAACGATAGCCTTTATAATCCATCACGTTATTCATATAAATATGCTGTGGAGTTTCTTTACCTTCATCGATTACGGTTATCATACTTTCGAAAGATGATGGATTAATAGATCCTGGATAACGATCGAGTATAAAGTCGTCTAATCGTATGCTAAAAGGTGTTTTTACAATTTTAGATCCATAACCAATCGATATGTTCAATCCTGCTAAATTGGCATCTGCGGTATAGTTTGTTTGTCCTCTTCCACCTACAATAACCACAGTGTCGCGCTCATTTCCTACCGAAACTTCTGCATAGATAGCCCCAGGTAATTCGGCTTCATTCGGATTGAGTTTCGAACCATGTCGGTACTGAACTTCTCCCGTAAAAGGTGGAACAGGTACCACAAATTGTGCATTCATGATCGAATATAACGAACGGTATTTTAACGGCTCTTCTACATTGAAGGCTAATTTACCTGCGCCCTCTCTTAGTTTTTCTTCATCGGTAATTTGCCCGATTGCCTGTCCTTGCATCTGAACATATTCTCCCTCGAAAGGTGATTTTATAAGAATCTGCCCATCAACTTCTCTCAATTGAATGGTACCATCCATTGGTCGATTAAAAGTTACTAAAGCACCATTTATGCTTTTAATTTCTCCACTTCTGATGAAAACCGAACGGCGTCCGCCCTCACCTACTGTAACCAATTCTAGAATACGTTCTCCTTTATCGGTTCGCACAATCGTATCAAGTGCATGAGGGATATAATCAAACGTTTTTAGTTTAATGACTTTATCTTTGAACTGATATTTTCCTTCGAAGTGTCGACGAAACAAAAACGAAGTGCTGTCTTTTCTATCGAAATAAGTCATCGCATATTCGTGATTATCGTAAGCCATTCGCTGTTCACCGTCGTCAATTATCATCTTGAAATATGATTTATCTGATATGATTTCGTTGGTTGTTTCACCTTCTGCAATTGGCATTTGCCCTTCAAAAGAAATATAGCGTGTAATTGCACCACCTAAGAAAATAAACAAAAATGCTAAATGAAACACCAAAACCGGAAGTTTCTTAAACGACCACAAACTATAACGTTTGATATTAGCAATAAAAAGAGCCATTAACCAAACCATTAGAATCTCGAACCAGGTAGCATCGTAAATCAATTTTTTTGCGGTAAGAGTATCATAATCGTTTTCCACAAAAGTGGCAATCGCCATAGCAGCAGCGTAAATAAATAAAAGAACTGCCATGGTCCTGGTAGAAAATAGAATTTTTTGCAGCTTATCCATTTTATTGTTTTGTCGTACAAAAATAAGCGAGTTCAGCCGATTAAACACTACATAGTCAATGATTTTTGTTATCTAACCTGGTTTTAAATAGTTAAACTTTTATTAAAAAAGAGAATAAAAAATATTTACTGTTGTTTTTTATTTTTCTCATTGTCCGAAAAAGCAATATATTAGTACAAATTTCGAAGTAATAGGGTGATAAACCCAAAGTAAAAAACCCCAAACAATGAACAAACGAATAGCAATCTTAACCGAAGAAGGATTTGAGGAGGTGGAATTGAGTTCGCCAAAAAAAGTTTTGGAAGACGCTGGTTTTGAAGTAGATATTATTTCTACTACTTTAGAACCGATCAAATCTTGGGATCACACCGATTGGGGAAAAACCTACGAGGTAAATCGCAATGTCGATCAAGAAAAAATAAATATTTCTTGTTATGATGCTTTGATTCTCCCGGGTGGAGTTCTGAATCCCGACAAATTACGCCTCAATGAGAATGCTCTACAACTTATCCGTGACTTTAACGATGCAGGGAAGCCAGTTGCAGCTATTTGCCATGCACCACAAGTCTTGATTGATGCTGGAGTTGTAAAAGGTAAGAAATTAACCTCTTATCTTTCTGTGAGAAAAGATTTAGAAAACGCAGGTGCATTATGGCTAGATCAGTCTGTGGTAATTGATGGCAATTTAATCACCTCAAGGACTCCCAATGATTTATCGAATTTTAATCGAGCTATTTTAGAAGCTCTAAAAAAATAATCCTGAAAATATCCTTTATTTATTATTAACTTTTTGGATATAAAAAATTCCGCTCGATAGCGGAATTTTTTATATCTATATTTCTACTGGTTTTTCTATTCGTTATC from Weeksella virosa DSM 16922 encodes:
- the ccsA gene encoding cytochrome c biogenesis protein CcsA, which codes for MDKLQKILFSTRTMAVLLFIYAAAMAIATFVENDYDTLTAKKLIYDATWFEILMVWLMALFIANIKRYSLWSFKKLPVLVFHLAFLFIFLGGAITRYISFEGQMPIAEGETTNEIISDKSYFKMIIDDGEQRMAYDNHEYAMTYFDRKDSTSFLFRRHFEGKYQFKDKVIKLKTFDYIPHALDTIVRTDKGERILELVTVGEGGRRSVFIRSGEIKSINGALVTFNRPMDGTIQLREVDGQILIKSPFEGEYVQMQGQAIGQITDEEKLREGAGKLAFNVEEPLKYRSLYSIMNAQFVVPVPPFTGEVQYRHGSKLNPNEAELPGAIYAEVSVGNERDTVVIVGGRGQTNYTADANLAGLNISIGYGSKIVKTPFSIRLDDFILDRYPGSINPSSFESMITVIDEGKETPQHIYMNNVMDYKGYRFFQASYFPDEQGTILSVNQDWWGTNVTYVGYFLLFTSMFVTLFWKGTRFWQLNSLLKALHQKKMILLPFFLLSFYGLGQLPSTTDGRSAQEPEAQQEVHTAEHMKAFQKEMDNPNDLVSKVKIPKEHSEKFGHLLIQDIEGRIKPIDTQALDILRKIYKKDKYYGLTANQWFIAVQLDPAFWANAPLIKVDKKGGVKLKNLTKANDDGYTSLMNLIDPKTTRFVLDEHYNKSFSKKPAERSKFDDEVINVTERFNILDNTAKGYQLKIIPVQNDPSERWTSWVYQGKENPVEIDTMALGMISVYFNMVSKGIETGDWRAADNAIHYIDEYQHKWGKNVVPPSKKVEIEVLYNKANIFFWIMIAYTIVGSALVILAFIQLFRESKLLRYITNFFIGLTVIVFILQAIGLGVRWYLTGHAPWSNGYEAIVFISWVGVLSGLLLHKNRNAFIPATGAMVAVIMMGFAHGGSMLDPQITPLVPVLKSYWLIIHVAIIVSSYGFFGLSAVLSLFSLIIMLFRPNKKIKISLKEMAYVNEISLTIGLFLLTVGTFLGGMWANESWGRYWSWDPKETWAFITVIVYAIVLHMRLVPGLRGLWAYNIAAMWSIWSVIMTYFGVNYYLSGLHSYAAGDPIPVPLWVYLAAIGMLILSIVSKITYNKYHKKKK
- a CDS encoding type 1 glutamine amidotransferase domain-containing protein, which translates into the protein MNKRIAILTEEGFEEVELSSPKKVLEDAGFEVDIISTTLEPIKSWDHTDWGKTYEVNRNVDQEKINISCYDALILPGGVLNPDKLRLNENALQLIRDFNDAGKPVAAICHAPQVLIDAGVVKGKKLTSYLSVRKDLENAGALWLDQSVVIDGNLITSRTPNDLSNFNRAILEALKK
- a CDS encoding glutathione peroxidase, whose product is MLKYGIIGLLSFSFLACNAQNKEISSPKKIENQMTRPTIYQYSFEDINGEAFNFVDLKGKKILIINTASKCGFTSQFETLEKIYKQYKDQNFVIVGFPSDNFLNQEYDDNKKIAEFCQLNYGVTFPMMSKSDVKGKNQNQIFSFLTQKELNGVEDAKVGWNFHKFLINEDGTLETNYPSKVTPDSKEIIGWIEKK